A genome region from Euphorbia lathyris chromosome 4, ddEupLath1.1, whole genome shotgun sequence includes the following:
- the LOC136225761 gene encoding WRKY transcription factor 55 has protein sequence MDNRELISIILEGIRLAKQVEPMLQRLGNFNQEEMVLKLDEIIRVFMEARERLYDQQQKQENVPISLEEYYAKSMMELLQNQTQNQTQTQQLMPYEVKSGSSDMGMDMEDVQAMAASSSSNQRPRKRKNDGEKRTMMVAAPRMGNTEIPPEDGYTWRKYGQKEILGSKFPRGYYRCTHQKLYQCPAKKQVQRLDDDPFTFEVTYRADHTCHMSATAPSSAPPSQPPVVTREMMLQQPVVTREMMTQMTFHHHHPQLPWLEFSLSGGNNGAGPSSVLGGGGNRYSKEIDQYLVADLADVMFNSGSSSSNTMETIFTSTSMEDKWDTRDNKKN, from the exons ATGGATAATCGTGAGCTAATTTCTATAATCCTTGAAGGAATCAGATTAGCAAAACAAGTGGAACCGATGTTGCAGAGATTAGGTAACTTTAACCAGGAAGAGATGGtgttaaaattggatgaaataaTTAGGGTTTTCATGGAAGCTAGAGAAAGGTTGTATGATCAGCAGCAGAAGCAGGAGAATGTTCCAATAAGTTTGGAGGAATATTATGCAAAGTCAATGATGGAGTTGCTGCAGAATCAGACTCAGAATCAGACACAGACACAACAACTTATGCCTTATGAAGTGAAGTCTGGTTCTTCAGATATGGGTATGGATATGGAAGATGTTCAGGCTATGGCTGCTTCATCTTCATCTAATCAGAGACCACGAAAAAG GAAGAATGATGGAGAGAAACGGACAATGATGGTAGCTGCTCCGAGAATGGGCAATACAGAAATTCCACCGGAGGATGGCTACACTTGGAGGAAATATGGCCAAAAAGAAATTTTAGGCTCTAAGTTTCCCAg GGGTTATTACAGATGCACTCACCAAAAGTTATACCAGTGTCCAGCAAAGAAACAAGTTCAAAGATTAGACGATGATCCTTTCACTTTTGAAGTTACATATAGAGCCGATCACACGTGTCATATGTCCGCCACGGCACCATCTTCCGCTCCTCCATCACAACCACCGGTTGTTACACGTGAAATGATGCTTCAACAACCGGTTGTTACACGTGAAATGATGACACAAATGActtttcatcatcatcatcctcaGTTACCGTGGTTGGAATTTAGTCTAAGTGGAGGCAACAATGGTGCGGGCCCCAGCTCCGTCCTAGGTGGAGGAGGCAACCGATATAGTAAAGAGATTGATCAATATTTGGTCGCAGATTTGGCAGATGTGATGTTTAATTCCGGGAGTAGTAGTAGCAACACTATGGAAACGATATTTACTAGTACTTCAATGGAAGATAAATGGGATACAAGGGATAACAAGAAAAATTGA